The Accipiter gentilis chromosome 4, bAccGen1.1, whole genome shotgun sequence region ATAAGAGTAAGAGTTGGAAAAAAAGCTGCCTTCATCCAGTATGGTGTTAGTtccaaaaatattcaaaatacaaaaGAATTTGAAACTTTTAAAGGCATCTTGACAGCTTTAGCAGATTCTTGtaaaagagcagaggaagaatCTAAGTTAAAGCAAAAGAAGTCAATAAATGAAGGACTAAAGCTAGTTAGTCTACTCACAGGTAACAGGATCTCACTAGATAGCTCTTATTATGACTACTACAGTTTGGTATCACCAAATGCCACCCAAGTCAAACTTCACATTTAGActttttacaggaaataaaatggtTTGCTGTGCTTGACTTTGATTTTGAATCAGAAATGGTGTGttcaagacttaaaaaaaaaatcgaaatGCCAAACTTTACTTCCCAGATGATCATGTAAACAAGGTGGGTTTAGTTTCTGAACAAGCTGAAAATCTGAAACTACATCAGGACACCAACTGGATTTTCTGCAGTGGTGGATTTGACTTCAAAAGCAATAATAAACTACCACTAAATCCCACTTCATCACAAGACAGAACTGCTTGTGtcagaaaaattacttcatttcttTCACACAAAGATGTAAAGCAGAGTGGAAAGTTTTTAATggtgtttcttttgctttccacAGTGGAAGATTCAGCTGATCCCCTTACTGAGGCTTTTATGACATTTTACCAAGAATTAAAAGGACTAGAATACATGGTCTAATTTGCATTGGTGCAGGTCCATACCAGCAATCAAAAGATGTTCTGCATGCTAGAGGCCTTAGTGAGGAAGCACTTTCAAACAAATGTGTTTCTAATTTAACCCTGCAAATGGTAAATGGTACcatcataaaattaaaatcagtgacAGTTTTCTGAAAGACTTCTGCCCTCTGTTGGTCATTCTACCGTTCTTCTAAAGAAGACTCCATGGCAACATTGGAAATACTTTGTGAAAATGAATGCAAAGACACCGGAATAGAGAAGGATGCAGATAAATTTACAAATTTTCTGAAAGAGCGGGAAGAACTTTTTTACCGAGGTGGTAAAGTATCATGGTgaaatttctatttttcttatgaaaattatACTTGAGATTTTATCAGAAGAGACAGTTATGAAAAGCTTGAACACCTAATTGTGTCTTCATTTAACCGTGCTAAACAATCACCTGTAAAAATTATCAACCTTTATCACCACCCAGACTGTGGTGGGACAACATTAGCTATGCATATCCTTTGCGACCTCTGGAAGCAATTCAGATGTactgttctgaaaaacaaaccaagtGATTTTGGAACACAGCTGACAACTTTACTCACATGTGGAGCAAACAATGACACAGGGTATTTACCAGTGTTATTTCTCATGGATGACTTTGAAGTGCAAGAAAATGTCTATTTTCTGCAGAAAGTAATTCAGGCAGCTATAacagtgtattggctttgtgtggcaaggttttggtagcagggggggttacagaggtggcttctgtaagaagctgctggaagcttcccctgtgtccgacagagcccgtACTacctggctccaagacggacctgctgccagccaaggc contains the following coding sequences:
- the LOC126037796 gene encoding LOW QUALITY PROTEIN: sterile alpha motif domain-containing protein 9-like (The sequence of the model RefSeq protein was modified relative to this genomic sequence to represent the inferred CDS: inserted 8 bases in 6 codons; deleted 1 base in 1 codon; substituted 3 bases at 3 genomic stop codons); translation: MCMPCPFDNFSDGTLYTQYNILNVLETGPFNLINPAHEFELLTNTEKALEEDIMMKFSNEVSRFAAACMNSCTNGTIHFGVRDNLRGEIKGIKVSKKEAYIDHLNKLTGKYFNEQYTSIANACVKELRFLKVLLQNITPPHMFAIEIDVVPKHCICDTKYFCTNTYEYKSKSWKKSXAFIQYGVSSKNIQNTKEFETFKGILTALADSCKRAEEESKLKQKKSINEGLKLVSLLTGNRISLDSSYYDYYSLVSXKCHPSQTSHLDFLQEIKWFAVLDFDFESXNGVFKTXKKNRNAKLYFPDDHVNKVGLVSEQAENLKLHQDTNWIFCSGGFDFKSNNKLPLNPTSSQDRTACVRKITSFLSHKDVKQSGKFLMVFLLLSTVEDSADPLTEAFMTFYQELKGLEYMVXICIGAGPYQQSKDVLHARGLSEEALSNKCVSNLTLQMVNGTIIKLKSVXQFSERLLPSVGHSTVLLXEDSMATLEILCENECKDTGIEKDADKFTNFLKEREELFYRGGKVSWXNFYFSYENYTXDFIRRDSYEKLEHLIVSSFNRAKQSPVKIINLYHHPDCGGTTLAMHILCDLWKQFRCTVLKNKPSDFGTQLTTLLTCGANNDTGYLPVLFLMDDFEVQENVYFLQKVIQAAITVYWLCVARFW